The Hordeum vulgare subsp. vulgare chromosome 7H, MorexV3_pseudomolecules_assembly, whole genome shotgun sequence DNA window tcttttaataaaatcctatggtaaattgctcatatttccaacatttaggTCAGGGGACCCCCTCTCCTTGATTACTACTTTCTTTACTTTTAGTTGTTGCTTTTCACATGTCTTGAGTGTGTGTTCTGGTATCTAATTGTGTAGATGCATGGAGTTATACGATTGTCGTTATTTTATCTATAGAAGTTTTTTTGGTCTAAGGGCATCTCTAAGGTTGACCCTCAAATCTTCCTTATATGTCCGTCATCATTTTGGAAAAAAAAAATGAATGGGGGGAGTATGCGGGATTTCCAACATGCACTTACCAACAAAAAACGAGCACATGAATACATTAtggcttctctcttttctttctctcctctctctctccttccaaCTGCACACCATATACATATCCAATTAAAAGCAACTGGGTGGTCCCACTCTCTCCTTTCTtttctccaaatcagacaaatgagAATTATTACTAAATAAGAGTTGTATGGCTCCCTCCCGAATTACTCTCCAGTTCGTGGATGGATATAATGTTCGAGTTAAGGGTCAGCGTTAAAGAGGGCCTAGATGCTGCTTTTGGTCATCTTTGCGCACAGCTAGCGCATCGAGCAGAGAATTGCATGAATCCTACCGAGTGTCAAAGGGGGTAATGATTCAGCGTCCCGTGCGGATGGCAATGGCATGCACCAGAAACACACACAGCACGCGCTGGAGCATCTGTATGTGCTCAACTTCCACAGGCCAACCTGGTGTGATCATAATTTGATCCAATCCCATCAATCACGTCCCACCGTCTAATCACCTGACCCGACTAATCTTATTGGAAAAACATGATGCTTAATCATGGAAGGCATCAATTGTTTAAAGTTAGACAGTATATTCATGCAATGCTTCAACTGATTAATTGTAAGCACAAGTGCACAAGTTACTTAATCACCCGTACACAAATAATTAGCAGCACGGATCATTCGATCGAGCTGAAGCCGATGATCGGCAAAAAggtagagaaagaaaagaaacgcAGGAAACTTGTGATGATATAAAGAAAATAAATGTTGCAATAGTGATAAACACTAGTTACTACTAGTagcaaaaaaaatgatgaaaCAAAATTAGGGCCGTCCTCAAGTGAAGGTGAGGCTCGATCGGGGGACCGGAGTACGTAGTTGCATGAAATTGATATATGAAGCCGTACGTAGATGGATCGGCTCCTGGATCGGACGGCTGATGTGAAATGAACAGATTCAGAAGGCCTTGGCGACGTCCTTCATGAGTCCCGGGTTGGCGTTGCAGAAGGAGATGAACTCGCTGAAGTCAATGAAGCCGTCACCATCGGTGTCGATCTCCGCCATCATGCGCTGCACCTCGTCCGCGGAGGTCGACCCCAGCGTCCGCAGCGCGTCCGTCAGCTCGGACAGCGAGATCTTCCCGTCACCGTTCGTGTCGAACCTCTTGAAGATCCTCTCCATGTCATCCGCCATTATTGATCCCTTGTAGTTCTTCTACCTCGAATCACTCTTCGATCGGTCGACGGGCGGGCAGTGGCAGCTATGCTCGCGTGTCTTGGTCAGTTTGTTCCGGCTATGCGTGTTcgcacctatatatatatatgaaattcTAGGACGGGCAGGACGCCATTGTTGTAGCTGAGTTTGTGGAGGCCATTGTTGCATGCGAGGATGCCAACCGCCAGTCTCCTTGCGAAGCGCCCGTTCATTTCGCGCCTGCGATGGAACCGTTCGCCTCAACCATCCATTCCATAGTATTAGAGCATCTCCGGCCCTTCGGCCTTCACGGGCGCGAAATAGGGCTGCATGGAGGTGCGCAAGTGAAAAAATAATCCTAGGCCTCGGATTCGCAATCGCGTCTTCAATGGTCGCCCGAAAgggtttttaaaaaaaatcacctTAAATTTGATCAAAACCCAGTCaaattcatatgaaattaatAGTTTCATTAAAATTTGTAAAAAATTGGAAAAACATGATTAAAcattaaaataaaactaaaactaaGCTAAAGTCGCCTATCGCCCACCGGTGCCGCCCGTCGCGGAGGTGCCGGCAGCCGAAGCTATTGGCGGCAGCTCCATCGCCTGGGTAGCGTTTAGCCATTggggaggagaaggaaagaagacgCCGGTGGCGAAGTGTTGATTAATTAGGCACAATCACTAAAAAAaagtatgtcaactaacgaccttcaatattggtcaccgaatggtcATTAATTTCCATTTGCGACatttttacgaccaaaaacaaacggtcaaaagctgagggtctctaatgaactataacaacATTTTTgctggattggtcgtaggattttacgaccaaacgaaagcattaaaattattttggtcactagcaatctgcccacGCCACGTCGGATCTGACATGGCAAGTTGACGTGGCATAGAATCGTCCCGGTCCAATTCGGTGTTTTAAATGGGCCGAGCCCATTAATCCAGCCCATTTAatgtttttttctttattttgctTAGCTGCATCGGCCTGGCCCAATAATTCCCAACATTTTAGCCTTTTTTATTTTGggttgtggccttttactttctattaaAAAAAAtttggccattttatttttgtactggtcccacatgtcatgcggATCTCAAAATTGGTCCCACACATCAGAAATTACAAAATATGTCAAACAACCATTATAACTTGAACCTCTGTCACATCATGAATACAATCAAACATGTCCAAACATGGCACATTTCAATCAAACATGGTTCGCATTAGGTTTATAATCAAAACTAGTTCACATCAGGTAAAACAACTAAAAAGTCAAAACAATAACTAGCTCCAATGATCAAGAACTTTGTGCTTCTCCTGACTTATTCGTCCTGGACCTTGCGACAAAACATGAATGAAGGCCAACATCTGCAAGTTATCAGATAAAATGGTTAAGAACAAGTTAAGCTTTAACAAATTTTAACTGAAAATGAACATGTGTTTGCTTTACTCTACTACACTTATAGCTTTAACACAAAATTAAGAAAAATTCATGAACATGTACAGCAGGAGAGAGGAATAGCTTTCTCTACTGTACATTTACCTTTAACATGTTTACACACAGAGAGGAGAGGACCAATTTACACAGTGAGTTTCAAACAGTTAACAAGACAAGTTAACTTGTTTGGCCCTTTTTTCTTTTCGGTTAACAAGACTGGTAGCAGCAACAAGTGAACAGGTACTGCTACTAGTGACTGCTACTGAGTTTCAAACAATTAACAAGACTGCTACTGAGCATACATAATGACTCCTACTAGTGACTGCTACCGAGTTTCAAACAATTAACaagactgctactgctactagtgACTGCTACTAAGTTACACAATGAGTTTCAAACAATTAACAAGACTGGAGCACTGAGCATGCAGAACAAAACTGGAGTAT harbors:
- the LOC123412466 gene encoding polcalcin Phl p 7, with amino-acid sequence MADDMERIFKRFDTNGDGKISLSELTDALRTLGSTSADEVQRMMAEIDTDGDGFIDFSEFISFCNANPGLMKDVAKAF